The Balaenoptera acutorostrata chromosome 15, mBalAcu1.1, whole genome shotgun sequence genome contains a region encoding:
- the RABEP2 gene encoding rab GTPase-binding effector protein 2 isoform X7 gives MAAPARPAAGEDGRRRQPEAALDPQPPEGAKVEAESAELDRLRAELAGALAEMETMKAVAEVSESTKAEAVAAVQRQCQEEVASLQAILKDSISSYEAQIASLKQERQQQQQDREEKERELGRLKQLLSRAHPLDSLEKQMEKAHEDSEKLREIVLPMEQEIEELKAKLLRAEELIQEIQRRPRHPPSLHGSTELLLSRDPSPPLEPLEELSGDGGAAAEAFAHNCDDSASISSFSLGGGASGSASLPRSRHGLSPEQEETASLVSTGTLVPEGIYLPPPGYQLVPDNQWEQLQVEGRQLQKDLESISRERDELQEGLRRSNEDCAKQMQVLLAQVQNSEQLLRTLQGTVSQAQERVQLQMAELATSHKCLSHEVKRLTEENQGLRAEQPPSSAPRGLEQDEGQEESLPSSLLELRQLVRHTQQEARAHQQAQEHEAERLRIEIVTLREALEEETAARASLEGQLRVQREETEVLEASLCSLRMEMERVQQEQSKARQQEVLRQPPGSGRTEEAQLTDLLSEQRAKMLRLQAELETSEQVQRDFVRLSQALQVRLERIRQAESLEQVRSIMDEAPLRDVRDIKDT, from the exons ATGGCGGCACCTGCGCGCCCGGCCGCGGGCGAGGATGGCCGGCGGCGGCAGCCGGAGGCCG CGCTGGACCCCCAGCCCCCGGAGGGGGCAAAAGTTGAGGCCGAGTCAGCGGAGCTCGACCGGCTTCGGGCTGAGCTGGCAGGCGCCCTGGCAGAAATGGAAACCATGAAGGCTGTGGCCGAGGTGAGCGAGAGCACGAAGGCCGAGGCTGTGGCTGCAGTGCAGCGGCAATGCCAAGAGGAGGTGGCCTCGCTGCAGGCCATCCTGAAAG ACTCCATCAGCAGCTATGAAGCCCAGATTGCGTCTCTGAAGCAggagcggcagcagcagcagcaggaccgTGAGGAGAAGGAGCGGGAGCTGGGGCGCCTGAAGCAGCTGCTGTCCAGGGCTCACCCCCTGGATTCCTTGGAGAAGCAGATGGAAAAG GCCCACGAGGACTCGGAGAAGCTGCGGGAGATCGTGTTGCCCATGGAGCAGGAGATTGAGGAGCTGAAGGCGAAATTGCTGAGGGCAGAGGAGCTGATCCAAGAGATCCAG AGACGTCCCCGGCATCCCCCTTCCCTGCACGGCTCCACGGAGTTGCTCCTGTCCCGGGACCCATCTCCCCCACTGGAGCCTCTCGAGGAGCTGAGTGGAGACGGGGGCGCGGCGGCCGAGGCCTTCGCCCACAACTGTGATGACAGCGCCTccatctcctccttctccctcggCGGTGGGGCCAGCGGCAGCGCCTCCCTGCCCCGCAGCCGCCATGGCCTGAGCCCCGAGCAGGAGGAGACAGCCTCTCTGGTGTCCACGGGCACCCTGGTCCCTGAGGGCATCTACCTGCCCCCTCCCGGTTACCAGCTTGTCCCAGACAACCAGTGGGAGCAGCTGCAGGTGGAG GGGCGGCAGCTGCAGAAGGACCTGGAGAGCATCAGCCGGGAGCGGGACGAGCTGCAAGAGGGCCTGAGACGGAGCAACGAGGACTGCGCCAAGCAG ATGCAGGTGCTCCTGGCCCAGGTCCAGAACTCAGAGCAGCTGCTGCGGACCCTGCAGGGGACCGTGAGCCAGGCCCAGGAGCGGGTTCAGCTGCAGATG GCAGAGCTGGCCACCTCGCACAAGTGCCTGAGCCACGAGGTAAAGCGACTGACTGAGGAAAACCAAGGGCTCCGGGCTGAGCAGCCGCCGTCTTCAGCCCCCCGGGGCCTGGAGCAGGATGAGGGCCAGGAGGAGTCGCTGCCCAGCTCGCTGCTG GAGCTGCGGCAGCTCGTGCGCCACACGCAGCAGGAGGCGCGGGCCCACCAGCAGGCCCAGGAGCACGAGGCCGAGCGGCTGCGGATTGAGATTGTGACCCTGCGGGAGGCACTGGAGGAAGAGACGGCGGCGAGGGCCAGCCTGGAGGGGCAGCTGAGGGTGCAGCGGGAGGAGACAG AGGTGTTAGAGG cctccctgtgcAGCCTGAGGATGGAGATGGAGCGGGTCCAGCAGGAGCAGAGCAAG GCCAGGCAGCAGGAAGTCCTGAGGCAGCCACCGGGCTCGGGCCGCACAGAAGAG GCCCAGCTCACAGACCTCCTCTCGGAACAGAGGGCAAAGATGCTGCGGCTGCAGGCTGAGCTGGAGACCAGTGAGCAAGTGCAGAGGGATTTCGTACGACTGTCCCAGGCCTTGCAG GTGCGCCTGGAACGGATCCGCCAGGCAGAGAGTCTGGAGCAAGTGCGCAGCATCATGGACGAGGCGCCCCTCAGGGACGTCAGGGACATCAAGGACACCTGA
- the RABEP2 gene encoding rab GTPase-binding effector protein 2 isoform X2: protein MAAPARPAAGEDGRRRQPEAALDPQPPEGAKVEAESAELDRLRAELAGALAEMETMKAVAEVSESTKAEAVAAVQRQCQEEVASLQAILKDSISSYEAQIASLKQERQQQQQDREEKERELGRLKQLLSRAHPLDSLEKQMEKAHEDSEKLREIVLPMEQEIEELKAKLLRAEELIQEIQRRPRHPPSLHGSTELLLSRDPSPPLEPLEELSGDGGAAAEAFAHNCDDSASISSFSLGGGASGSASLPRSRHGLSPEQEETASLVSTGTLVPEGIYLPPPGYQLVPDNQWEQLQVEGRQLQKDLESISRERDELQEGLRRSNEDCAKQMQVLLAQVQNSEQLLRTLQGTVSQAQERVQLQMPRRRAWASWLSFLNTGRSVQALASRETGDPLSPHRLVLTVHPQAELATSHKCLSHEVKRLTEENQGLRAEQPPSSAPRGLEQDEGQEESLPSSLLELRQLVRHTQQEARAHQQAQEHEAERLRIEIVTLREALEEETAARASLEGQLRVQREETEVLEGEYGLEPVPDRAGRGKERGRGPDVLALPDFPASLCSLRMEMERVQQEQSKARQQEVLRQPPGSGRTEEAQLTDLLSEQRAKMLRLQAELETSEQVQRDFVRLSQALQVRLERIRQAESLEQVRSIMDEAPLRDVRDIKDT, encoded by the exons ATGGCGGCACCTGCGCGCCCGGCCGCGGGCGAGGATGGCCGGCGGCGGCAGCCGGAGGCCG CGCTGGACCCCCAGCCCCCGGAGGGGGCAAAAGTTGAGGCCGAGTCAGCGGAGCTCGACCGGCTTCGGGCTGAGCTGGCAGGCGCCCTGGCAGAAATGGAAACCATGAAGGCTGTGGCCGAGGTGAGCGAGAGCACGAAGGCCGAGGCTGTGGCTGCAGTGCAGCGGCAATGCCAAGAGGAGGTGGCCTCGCTGCAGGCCATCCTGAAAG ACTCCATCAGCAGCTATGAAGCCCAGATTGCGTCTCTGAAGCAggagcggcagcagcagcagcaggaccgTGAGGAGAAGGAGCGGGAGCTGGGGCGCCTGAAGCAGCTGCTGTCCAGGGCTCACCCCCTGGATTCCTTGGAGAAGCAGATGGAAAAG GCCCACGAGGACTCGGAGAAGCTGCGGGAGATCGTGTTGCCCATGGAGCAGGAGATTGAGGAGCTGAAGGCGAAATTGCTGAGGGCAGAGGAGCTGATCCAAGAGATCCAG AGACGTCCCCGGCATCCCCCTTCCCTGCACGGCTCCACGGAGTTGCTCCTGTCCCGGGACCCATCTCCCCCACTGGAGCCTCTCGAGGAGCTGAGTGGAGACGGGGGCGCGGCGGCCGAGGCCTTCGCCCACAACTGTGATGACAGCGCCTccatctcctccttctccctcggCGGTGGGGCCAGCGGCAGCGCCTCCCTGCCCCGCAGCCGCCATGGCCTGAGCCCCGAGCAGGAGGAGACAGCCTCTCTGGTGTCCACGGGCACCCTGGTCCCTGAGGGCATCTACCTGCCCCCTCCCGGTTACCAGCTTGTCCCAGACAACCAGTGGGAGCAGCTGCAGGTGGAG GGGCGGCAGCTGCAGAAGGACCTGGAGAGCATCAGCCGGGAGCGGGACGAGCTGCAAGAGGGCCTGAGACGGAGCAACGAGGACTGCGCCAAGCAG ATGCAGGTGCTCCTGGCCCAGGTCCAGAACTCAGAGCAGCTGCTGCGGACCCTGCAGGGGACCGTGAGCCAGGCCCAGGAGCGGGTTCAGCTGCAGATG cctAGAAGGAGGGCGTGGGCTTCCTGGCTCTCCTTCCTGAACACTGGGAGGAGTGTTCAGGCTTTGGCCTCACGGGAGACTGGAGACCCCCTGTCCCCTCATCGCCTCGTCCTAACTGTCCATCCCCAGGCAGAGCTGGCCACCTCGCACAAGTGCCTGAGCCACGAGGTAAAGCGACTGACTGAGGAAAACCAAGGGCTCCGGGCTGAGCAGCCGCCGTCTTCAGCCCCCCGGGGCCTGGAGCAGGATGAGGGCCAGGAGGAGTCGCTGCCCAGCTCGCTGCTG GAGCTGCGGCAGCTCGTGCGCCACACGCAGCAGGAGGCGCGGGCCCACCAGCAGGCCCAGGAGCACGAGGCCGAGCGGCTGCGGATTGAGATTGTGACCCTGCGGGAGGCACTGGAGGAAGAGACGGCGGCGAGGGCCAGCCTGGAGGGGCAGCTGAGGGTGCAGCGGGAGGAGACAG AGGTGTTAGAGGGTGAGTATGGGCTGGAGCCTGTGCCGgaccgggcggggcgggggaaggagagagggcgTGGGCCTGACGTCTTGGCCCTGcctgacttcccagcctccctgtgcAGCCTGAGGATGGAGATGGAGCGGGTCCAGCAGGAGCAGAGCAAG GCCAGGCAGCAGGAAGTCCTGAGGCAGCCACCGGGCTCGGGCCGCACAGAAGAG GCCCAGCTCACAGACCTCCTCTCGGAACAGAGGGCAAAGATGCTGCGGCTGCAGGCTGAGCTGGAGACCAGTGAGCAAGTGCAGAGGGATTTCGTACGACTGTCCCAGGCCTTGCAG GTGCGCCTGGAACGGATCCGCCAGGCAGAGAGTCTGGAGCAAGTGCGCAGCATCATGGACGAGGCGCCCCTCAGGGACGTCAGGGACATCAAGGACACCTGA
- the RABEP2 gene encoding rab GTPase-binding effector protein 2 isoform X6 has product MAAPARPAAGEDGRRRQPEAALDPQPPEGAKVEAESAELDRLRAELAGALAEMETMKAVAEVSESTKAEAVAAVQRQCQEEVASLQAILKDSISSYEAQIASLKQERQQQQQDREEKERELGRLKQLLSRAHPLDSLEKQMEKAHEDSEKLREIVLPMEQEIEELKAKLLRAEELIQEIQRRPRHPPSLHGSTELLLSRDPSPPLEPLEELSGDGGAAAEAFAHNCDDSASISSFSLGGGASGSASLPRSRHGLSPEQEETASLVSTGTLVPEGIYLPPPGYQLVPDNQWEQLQVEGRQLQKDLESISRERDELQEGLRRSNEDCAKQMQVLLAQVQNSEQLLRTLQGTVSQAQERVQLQMAELATSHKCLSHEVKRLTEENQGLRAEQPPSSAPRGLEQDEGQEESLPSSLLELRQLVRHTQQEARAHQQAQEHEAERLRIEIVTLREALEEETAARASLEGQLRVQREETEVLEASLCSLRMEMERVQQEQSKARQQEVLRQPPGSGRTEELYVLCPQAQLTDLLSEQRAKMLRLQAELETSEQVQRDFVRLSQALQVRLERIRQAESLEQVRSIMDEAPLRDVRDIKDT; this is encoded by the exons ATGGCGGCACCTGCGCGCCCGGCCGCGGGCGAGGATGGCCGGCGGCGGCAGCCGGAGGCCG CGCTGGACCCCCAGCCCCCGGAGGGGGCAAAAGTTGAGGCCGAGTCAGCGGAGCTCGACCGGCTTCGGGCTGAGCTGGCAGGCGCCCTGGCAGAAATGGAAACCATGAAGGCTGTGGCCGAGGTGAGCGAGAGCACGAAGGCCGAGGCTGTGGCTGCAGTGCAGCGGCAATGCCAAGAGGAGGTGGCCTCGCTGCAGGCCATCCTGAAAG ACTCCATCAGCAGCTATGAAGCCCAGATTGCGTCTCTGAAGCAggagcggcagcagcagcagcaggaccgTGAGGAGAAGGAGCGGGAGCTGGGGCGCCTGAAGCAGCTGCTGTCCAGGGCTCACCCCCTGGATTCCTTGGAGAAGCAGATGGAAAAG GCCCACGAGGACTCGGAGAAGCTGCGGGAGATCGTGTTGCCCATGGAGCAGGAGATTGAGGAGCTGAAGGCGAAATTGCTGAGGGCAGAGGAGCTGATCCAAGAGATCCAG AGACGTCCCCGGCATCCCCCTTCCCTGCACGGCTCCACGGAGTTGCTCCTGTCCCGGGACCCATCTCCCCCACTGGAGCCTCTCGAGGAGCTGAGTGGAGACGGGGGCGCGGCGGCCGAGGCCTTCGCCCACAACTGTGATGACAGCGCCTccatctcctccttctccctcggCGGTGGGGCCAGCGGCAGCGCCTCCCTGCCCCGCAGCCGCCATGGCCTGAGCCCCGAGCAGGAGGAGACAGCCTCTCTGGTGTCCACGGGCACCCTGGTCCCTGAGGGCATCTACCTGCCCCCTCCCGGTTACCAGCTTGTCCCAGACAACCAGTGGGAGCAGCTGCAGGTGGAG GGGCGGCAGCTGCAGAAGGACCTGGAGAGCATCAGCCGGGAGCGGGACGAGCTGCAAGAGGGCCTGAGACGGAGCAACGAGGACTGCGCCAAGCAG ATGCAGGTGCTCCTGGCCCAGGTCCAGAACTCAGAGCAGCTGCTGCGGACCCTGCAGGGGACCGTGAGCCAGGCCCAGGAGCGGGTTCAGCTGCAGATG GCAGAGCTGGCCACCTCGCACAAGTGCCTGAGCCACGAGGTAAAGCGACTGACTGAGGAAAACCAAGGGCTCCGGGCTGAGCAGCCGCCGTCTTCAGCCCCCCGGGGCCTGGAGCAGGATGAGGGCCAGGAGGAGTCGCTGCCCAGCTCGCTGCTG GAGCTGCGGCAGCTCGTGCGCCACACGCAGCAGGAGGCGCGGGCCCACCAGCAGGCCCAGGAGCACGAGGCCGAGCGGCTGCGGATTGAGATTGTGACCCTGCGGGAGGCACTGGAGGAAGAGACGGCGGCGAGGGCCAGCCTGGAGGGGCAGCTGAGGGTGCAGCGGGAGGAGACAG AGGTGTTAGAGG cctccctgtgcAGCCTGAGGATGGAGATGGAGCGGGTCCAGCAGGAGCAGAGCAAG GCCAGGCAGCAGGAAGTCCTGAGGCAGCCACCGGGCTCGGGCCGCACAGAAGAG CTCTATGTCCTGTGCCCCCAGGCCCAGCTCACAGACCTCCTCTCGGAACAGAGGGCAAAGATGCTGCGGCTGCAGGCTGAGCTGGAGACCAGTGAGCAAGTGCAGAGGGATTTCGTACGACTGTCCCAGGCCTTGCAG GTGCGCCTGGAACGGATCCGCCAGGCAGAGAGTCTGGAGCAAGTGCGCAGCATCATGGACGAGGCGCCCCTCAGGGACGTCAGGGACATCAAGGACACCTGA
- the RABEP2 gene encoding rab GTPase-binding effector protein 2 isoform X3, with protein MAAPARPAAGEDGRRRQPEAALDPQPPEGAKVEAESAELDRLRAELAGALAEMETMKAVAEVSESTKAEAVAAVQRQCQEEVASLQAILKDSISSYEAQIASLKQERQQQQQDREEKERELGRLKQLLSRAHPLDSLEKQMEKAHEDSEKLREIVLPMEQEIEELKAKLLRAEELIQEIQRRPRHPPSLHGSTELLLSRDPSPPLEPLEELSGDGGAAAEAFAHNCDDSASISSFSLGGGASGSASLPRSRHGLSPEQEETASLVSTGTLVPEGIYLPPPGYQLVPDNQWEQLQVEGRQLQKDLESISRERDELQEGLRRSNEDCAKQMQVLLAQVQNSEQLLRTLQGTVSQAQERVQLQMPRRRAWASWLSFLNTGRSVQALASRETGDPLSPHRLVLTVHPQAELATSHKCLSHEVKRLTEENQGLRAEQPPSSAPRGLEQDEGQEESLPSSLLELRQLVRHTQQEARAHQQAQEHEAERLRIEIVTLREALEEETAARASLEGQLRVQREETEVLEASLCSLRMEMERVQQEQSKARQQEVLRQPPGSGRTEELYVLCPQAQLTDLLSEQRAKMLRLQAELETSEQVQRDFVRLSQALQVRLERIRQAESLEQVRSIMDEAPLRDVRDIKDT; from the exons ATGGCGGCACCTGCGCGCCCGGCCGCGGGCGAGGATGGCCGGCGGCGGCAGCCGGAGGCCG CGCTGGACCCCCAGCCCCCGGAGGGGGCAAAAGTTGAGGCCGAGTCAGCGGAGCTCGACCGGCTTCGGGCTGAGCTGGCAGGCGCCCTGGCAGAAATGGAAACCATGAAGGCTGTGGCCGAGGTGAGCGAGAGCACGAAGGCCGAGGCTGTGGCTGCAGTGCAGCGGCAATGCCAAGAGGAGGTGGCCTCGCTGCAGGCCATCCTGAAAG ACTCCATCAGCAGCTATGAAGCCCAGATTGCGTCTCTGAAGCAggagcggcagcagcagcagcaggaccgTGAGGAGAAGGAGCGGGAGCTGGGGCGCCTGAAGCAGCTGCTGTCCAGGGCTCACCCCCTGGATTCCTTGGAGAAGCAGATGGAAAAG GCCCACGAGGACTCGGAGAAGCTGCGGGAGATCGTGTTGCCCATGGAGCAGGAGATTGAGGAGCTGAAGGCGAAATTGCTGAGGGCAGAGGAGCTGATCCAAGAGATCCAG AGACGTCCCCGGCATCCCCCTTCCCTGCACGGCTCCACGGAGTTGCTCCTGTCCCGGGACCCATCTCCCCCACTGGAGCCTCTCGAGGAGCTGAGTGGAGACGGGGGCGCGGCGGCCGAGGCCTTCGCCCACAACTGTGATGACAGCGCCTccatctcctccttctccctcggCGGTGGGGCCAGCGGCAGCGCCTCCCTGCCCCGCAGCCGCCATGGCCTGAGCCCCGAGCAGGAGGAGACAGCCTCTCTGGTGTCCACGGGCACCCTGGTCCCTGAGGGCATCTACCTGCCCCCTCCCGGTTACCAGCTTGTCCCAGACAACCAGTGGGAGCAGCTGCAGGTGGAG GGGCGGCAGCTGCAGAAGGACCTGGAGAGCATCAGCCGGGAGCGGGACGAGCTGCAAGAGGGCCTGAGACGGAGCAACGAGGACTGCGCCAAGCAG ATGCAGGTGCTCCTGGCCCAGGTCCAGAACTCAGAGCAGCTGCTGCGGACCCTGCAGGGGACCGTGAGCCAGGCCCAGGAGCGGGTTCAGCTGCAGATG cctAGAAGGAGGGCGTGGGCTTCCTGGCTCTCCTTCCTGAACACTGGGAGGAGTGTTCAGGCTTTGGCCTCACGGGAGACTGGAGACCCCCTGTCCCCTCATCGCCTCGTCCTAACTGTCCATCCCCAGGCAGAGCTGGCCACCTCGCACAAGTGCCTGAGCCACGAGGTAAAGCGACTGACTGAGGAAAACCAAGGGCTCCGGGCTGAGCAGCCGCCGTCTTCAGCCCCCCGGGGCCTGGAGCAGGATGAGGGCCAGGAGGAGTCGCTGCCCAGCTCGCTGCTG GAGCTGCGGCAGCTCGTGCGCCACACGCAGCAGGAGGCGCGGGCCCACCAGCAGGCCCAGGAGCACGAGGCCGAGCGGCTGCGGATTGAGATTGTGACCCTGCGGGAGGCACTGGAGGAAGAGACGGCGGCGAGGGCCAGCCTGGAGGGGCAGCTGAGGGTGCAGCGGGAGGAGACAG AGGTGTTAGAGG cctccctgtgcAGCCTGAGGATGGAGATGGAGCGGGTCCAGCAGGAGCAGAGCAAG GCCAGGCAGCAGGAAGTCCTGAGGCAGCCACCGGGCTCGGGCCGCACAGAAGAG CTCTATGTCCTGTGCCCCCAGGCCCAGCTCACAGACCTCCTCTCGGAACAGAGGGCAAAGATGCTGCGGCTGCAGGCTGAGCTGGAGACCAGTGAGCAAGTGCAGAGGGATTTCGTACGACTGTCCCAGGCCTTGCAG GTGCGCCTGGAACGGATCCGCCAGGCAGAGAGTCTGGAGCAAGTGCGCAGCATCATGGACGAGGCGCCCCTCAGGGACGTCAGGGACATCAAGGACACCTGA
- the RABEP2 gene encoding rab GTPase-binding effector protein 2 isoform X1 has protein sequence MAAPARPAAGEDGRRRQPEAALDPQPPEGAKVEAESAELDRLRAELAGALAEMETMKAVAEVSESTKAEAVAAVQRQCQEEVASLQAILKDSISSYEAQIASLKQERQQQQQDREEKERELGRLKQLLSRAHPLDSLEKQMEKAHEDSEKLREIVLPMEQEIEELKAKLLRAEELIQEIQRRPRHPPSLHGSTELLLSRDPSPPLEPLEELSGDGGAAAEAFAHNCDDSASISSFSLGGGASGSASLPRSRHGLSPEQEETASLVSTGTLVPEGIYLPPPGYQLVPDNQWEQLQVEGRQLQKDLESISRERDELQEGLRRSNEDCAKQMQVLLAQVQNSEQLLRTLQGTVSQAQERVQLQMPRRRAWASWLSFLNTGRSVQALASRETGDPLSPHRLVLTVHPQAELATSHKCLSHEVKRLTEENQGLRAEQPPSSAPRGLEQDEGQEESLPSSLLELRQLVRHTQQEARAHQQAQEHEAERLRIEIVTLREALEEETAARASLEGQLRVQREETEVLEGEYGLEPVPDRAGRGKERGRGPDVLALPDFPASLCSLRMEMERVQQEQSKARQQEVLRQPPGSGRTEELYVLCPQAQLTDLLSEQRAKMLRLQAELETSEQVQRDFVRLSQALQVRLERIRQAESLEQVRSIMDEAPLRDVRDIKDT, from the exons ATGGCGGCACCTGCGCGCCCGGCCGCGGGCGAGGATGGCCGGCGGCGGCAGCCGGAGGCCG CGCTGGACCCCCAGCCCCCGGAGGGGGCAAAAGTTGAGGCCGAGTCAGCGGAGCTCGACCGGCTTCGGGCTGAGCTGGCAGGCGCCCTGGCAGAAATGGAAACCATGAAGGCTGTGGCCGAGGTGAGCGAGAGCACGAAGGCCGAGGCTGTGGCTGCAGTGCAGCGGCAATGCCAAGAGGAGGTGGCCTCGCTGCAGGCCATCCTGAAAG ACTCCATCAGCAGCTATGAAGCCCAGATTGCGTCTCTGAAGCAggagcggcagcagcagcagcaggaccgTGAGGAGAAGGAGCGGGAGCTGGGGCGCCTGAAGCAGCTGCTGTCCAGGGCTCACCCCCTGGATTCCTTGGAGAAGCAGATGGAAAAG GCCCACGAGGACTCGGAGAAGCTGCGGGAGATCGTGTTGCCCATGGAGCAGGAGATTGAGGAGCTGAAGGCGAAATTGCTGAGGGCAGAGGAGCTGATCCAAGAGATCCAG AGACGTCCCCGGCATCCCCCTTCCCTGCACGGCTCCACGGAGTTGCTCCTGTCCCGGGACCCATCTCCCCCACTGGAGCCTCTCGAGGAGCTGAGTGGAGACGGGGGCGCGGCGGCCGAGGCCTTCGCCCACAACTGTGATGACAGCGCCTccatctcctccttctccctcggCGGTGGGGCCAGCGGCAGCGCCTCCCTGCCCCGCAGCCGCCATGGCCTGAGCCCCGAGCAGGAGGAGACAGCCTCTCTGGTGTCCACGGGCACCCTGGTCCCTGAGGGCATCTACCTGCCCCCTCCCGGTTACCAGCTTGTCCCAGACAACCAGTGGGAGCAGCTGCAGGTGGAG GGGCGGCAGCTGCAGAAGGACCTGGAGAGCATCAGCCGGGAGCGGGACGAGCTGCAAGAGGGCCTGAGACGGAGCAACGAGGACTGCGCCAAGCAG ATGCAGGTGCTCCTGGCCCAGGTCCAGAACTCAGAGCAGCTGCTGCGGACCCTGCAGGGGACCGTGAGCCAGGCCCAGGAGCGGGTTCAGCTGCAGATG cctAGAAGGAGGGCGTGGGCTTCCTGGCTCTCCTTCCTGAACACTGGGAGGAGTGTTCAGGCTTTGGCCTCACGGGAGACTGGAGACCCCCTGTCCCCTCATCGCCTCGTCCTAACTGTCCATCCCCAGGCAGAGCTGGCCACCTCGCACAAGTGCCTGAGCCACGAGGTAAAGCGACTGACTGAGGAAAACCAAGGGCTCCGGGCTGAGCAGCCGCCGTCTTCAGCCCCCCGGGGCCTGGAGCAGGATGAGGGCCAGGAGGAGTCGCTGCCCAGCTCGCTGCTG GAGCTGCGGCAGCTCGTGCGCCACACGCAGCAGGAGGCGCGGGCCCACCAGCAGGCCCAGGAGCACGAGGCCGAGCGGCTGCGGATTGAGATTGTGACCCTGCGGGAGGCACTGGAGGAAGAGACGGCGGCGAGGGCCAGCCTGGAGGGGCAGCTGAGGGTGCAGCGGGAGGAGACAG AGGTGTTAGAGGGTGAGTATGGGCTGGAGCCTGTGCCGgaccgggcggggcgggggaaggagagagggcgTGGGCCTGACGTCTTGGCCCTGcctgacttcccagcctccctgtgcAGCCTGAGGATGGAGATGGAGCGGGTCCAGCAGGAGCAGAGCAAG GCCAGGCAGCAGGAAGTCCTGAGGCAGCCACCGGGCTCGGGCCGCACAGAAGAG CTCTATGTCCTGTGCCCCCAGGCCCAGCTCACAGACCTCCTCTCGGAACAGAGGGCAAAGATGCTGCGGCTGCAGGCTGAGCTGGAGACCAGTGAGCAAGTGCAGAGGGATTTCGTACGACTGTCCCAGGCCTTGCAG GTGCGCCTGGAACGGATCCGCCAGGCAGAGAGTCTGGAGCAAGTGCGCAGCATCATGGACGAGGCGCCCCTCAGGGACGTCAGGGACATCAAGGACACCTGA